One genomic region from Egicoccus sp. AB-alg6-2 encodes:
- the thiS gene encoding sulfur carrier protein ThiS, whose protein sequence is MNLELNGQPRSFDGPVTVGAVVDGEVDDRRGVAVAVDGEVLPRSSWDTTTLHDGAKVELVGAVQGG, encoded by the coding sequence GTGAACCTCGAGCTCAACGGTCAGCCGCGCTCGTTCGACGGGCCCGTCACCGTCGGCGCGGTCGTCGACGGCGAGGTCGACGACCGCCGCGGCGTGGCGGTCGCCGTCGACGGCGAGGTGCTCCCACGTTCGAGCTGGGACACCACCACGCTCCACGACGGGGCGAAGGTCGAACTGGTCGGCGCCGTCCAGGGCGGCTGA
- a CDS encoding PucR family transcriptional regulator translates to MDLTQVAATLRIRLDVLAAQVLDLAWGHIPGYEPPRMRAEEYAAAVTPNLRAVVDRLAGLPLDDADTERARQIGVNRALQGVPLDAVVLSYRSAERVITDAFVDAAATLSASQLTAGLRLIAAAFDDLATASIDAYRVTTEEVTAHYDRLAGDLVTGLIAGALRGEQINHLATSLGWDEDVEDVRALALSTQSGADVTDVVALQRAVLAVLGTDRAGRIVSGSAEGCDVLLIPGELTDDLVRRLVVLLDEFAPLAPRLTVGRSVADLASAGASCRQALAAMQTVRRSAASEHVVAYDAVLLDVLATADEEAAAALVDRYLRPLAGRPHLTETVEALARCDLSISRTAEMLYVHPNTVLYRLARVRDLTGADPRRALDLFAFVAAIRANRVLEVMATPS, encoded by the coding sequence GTGGATCTGACACAAGTCGCGGCCACCCTCCGAATCAGGCTCGACGTCCTCGCGGCGCAGGTTCTCGACCTCGCCTGGGGGCACATCCCTGGCTACGAGCCGCCGCGCATGCGCGCCGAGGAGTATGCGGCCGCGGTCACGCCCAACCTGCGTGCCGTGGTCGACCGACTCGCGGGACTGCCGCTGGACGACGCGGACACGGAGCGGGCCCGGCAGATCGGCGTCAACCGCGCGCTGCAGGGCGTGCCACTCGACGCGGTGGTCCTGTCCTACCGCAGCGCGGAGCGGGTCATCACCGACGCGTTCGTCGATGCGGCAGCCACGCTGAGCGCGAGCCAGCTGACGGCCGGCCTGCGACTGATCGCCGCCGCCTTCGACGACCTGGCGACCGCATCGATCGACGCCTACCGCGTGACGACGGAGGAGGTGACGGCGCACTACGACCGCCTCGCCGGCGACCTCGTCACCGGTCTCATCGCGGGGGCGCTCCGCGGCGAGCAGATCAACCACCTCGCGACGTCGCTGGGCTGGGACGAGGACGTCGAGGACGTCCGCGCCCTGGCCCTGTCGACCCAGTCCGGCGCCGACGTCACCGATGTGGTTGCGCTGCAGCGGGCCGTCCTGGCGGTGCTGGGCACCGACCGGGCCGGACGCATCGTGTCCGGCTCGGCCGAGGGATGCGACGTGTTGCTGATCCCCGGCGAGTTGACCGACGACCTGGTCAGGCGTCTCGTCGTGCTGCTCGACGAGTTCGCCCCGCTTGCGCCCCGCCTTACGGTCGGGCGGTCCGTCGCCGATCTGGCGAGTGCGGGGGCGTCGTGCCGTCAGGCGCTGGCCGCGATGCAGACCGTCCGGCGTTCAGCAGCTTCCGAGCACGTGGTCGCCTACGACGCCGTCCTGCTCGACGTGCTGGCCACAGCGGACGAGGAAGCGGCCGCGGCGCTGGTCGATCGCTACCTGCGTCCGCTTGCGGGGCGCCCGCACCTGACCGAGACCGTGGAAGCGCTCGCCCGGTGTGATCTGTCCATCAGTCGCACGGCCGAGATGCTCTACGTGCACCCGAACACCGTGCTGTACCGCCTGGCGCGTGTCCGGGACCTGACCGGCGCAGATCCTCGCCGGGCGCTCGACCTGTTCGCCTTCGTCGCCGCCATCCGCGCCAACCGCGTCCTGGAAGTGATGGCGACACCATCTTGA
- a CDS encoding protein NO VEIN domain-containing protein has product MELTHNRAVEEAAIAWVLRIEREAGREAVDTRGTGAAADISSPPRLIEVKAYGRSARGQDLWLEPRQVEEADRNPQFFIYVVENVRQGDPAGFTLRVLGGETLRVLLQRRREQRYFTVPWSVKVYDETPSGLQ; this is encoded by the coding sequence GTGGAACTCACCCACAACCGGGCCGTCGAAGAAGCAGCAATTGCGTGGGTACTCCGCATCGAGCGCGAGGCCGGTCGAGAAGCCGTCGACACTCGCGGCACCGGCGCCGCCGCCGACATCTCAAGTCCGCCACGTCTCATCGAGGTCAAGGCGTACGGCAGGTCGGCGCGGGGACAGGACCTGTGGCTGGAGCCGCGGCAGGTCGAAGAAGCAGACCGCAACCCGCAGTTCTTCATCTACGTGGTCGAGAATGTCCGTCAGGGTGATCCGGCTGGCTTCACGCTACGCGTTCTAGGGGGTGAGACACTTCGAGTACTGCTACAGCGTCGCCGCGAGCAGCGGTACTTCACCGTGCCATGGTCCGTGAAGGTGTACGACGAGACGCCGAGTGGCCTTCAGTAG
- a CDS encoding DUF1643 domain-containing protein, translated as MTSAFTQVLSDDAVYEYRADRWWAEGPRLAFVGCNPSLITWQAGARLDPTSANCEAIAWRDGYAGVTMLNLWALRSTDPRELRDHPDPIGPGWAAAFDEAVRDLDFVVGAWGTAPFGAGTRVARRRIAEVVDHLVELGLEVRCLGQTADGEPRHLSLRGVSRGALPALQPFVGRRTRP; from the coding sequence GTGACTTCGGCCTTTACACAGGTGTTGTCGGACGACGCCGTCTACGAGTACCGGGCCGACCGGTGGTGGGCAGAAGGCCCACGACTGGCGTTCGTGGGCTGCAATCCGAGCCTGATCACATGGCAGGCTGGCGCCCGCTTGGACCCGACCAGTGCCAACTGCGAGGCGATCGCCTGGCGCGACGGCTACGCCGGGGTAACCATGCTCAACCTTTGGGCGCTACGGAGCACGGACCCGCGGGAGTTGCGCGATCACCCCGATCCGATCGGCCCGGGGTGGGCTGCGGCGTTCGACGAGGCGGTGCGCGACCTGGACTTCGTAGTGGGCGCATGGGGGACCGCTCCCTTCGGCGCCGGCACACGCGTCGCCCGGCGCCGCATCGCTGAGGTAGTCGACCACCTGGTCGAACTCGGGTTGGAGGTGCGCTGCCTCGGCCAGACGGCGGACGGCGAACCGCGCCACCTGTCGCTGCGAGGTGTGTCGAGAGGTGCCCTGCCAGCACTGCAGCCGTTCGTCGGTCGCAGGACGAGGCCGTAG
- a CDS encoding NERD domain-containing protein, translating to MDEFHIRIDKQYLHNQAGMGAREKERELAAGKSRAKQLIERVFDARTDERSWRRGAEGEEVVARRLERLPRPWAVVHDLTVGRRGANLDHLVLGPAGIFVLNTKNLTGCLTVYDHAVLQNGHKTAFVPAALREARTVQDRLSTALGRPVHAWSVLVVLGCEITIKKPLANLTLLREHDLPGWFERLPTGVFSEGDVLRLERLARDPDTWDPRQRSQRPAAPAPSASVPAAGTPTSPGGAISVRRWTRFGNDRLYANGPNGERLGYLDLPTGELHLEVDDTNGEIGRRLREAHAAA from the coding sequence GTGGACGAGTTCCACATCAGGATCGACAAGCAGTACCTGCACAACCAGGCGGGTATGGGGGCACGGGAGAAGGAGCGGGAGCTCGCGGCGGGCAAGTCACGTGCGAAGCAACTGATCGAGCGGGTGTTCGACGCCAGAACGGACGAGCGATCCTGGCGGCGCGGCGCCGAGGGCGAGGAAGTCGTCGCTCGCAGGCTGGAGCGGCTCCCCCGGCCCTGGGCGGTCGTTCACGACCTCACCGTCGGGCGGCGCGGCGCGAACCTCGACCACCTGGTGCTGGGGCCTGCGGGCATCTTCGTGCTCAATACCAAGAACCTGACCGGATGTCTCACGGTGTACGACCACGCCGTGCTCCAGAACGGTCACAAGACGGCATTCGTCCCGGCGGCACTCCGCGAAGCTCGAACAGTGCAGGACCGTCTGTCGACCGCTCTGGGCCGGCCGGTCCATGCCTGGAGCGTCCTGGTCGTGCTCGGCTGCGAGATCACGATCAAGAAGCCGTTGGCCAACCTGACCCTCCTGCGCGAGCACGACCTACCGGGCTGGTTCGAGCGACTCCCAACCGGCGTGTTCAGCGAGGGGGACGTGTTGCGCCTCGAACGGTTGGCTCGCGACCCCGACACCTGGGATCCACGTCAGAGATCACAACGGCCGGCCGCGCCCGCACCGTCTGCGTCCGTCCCGGCAGCGGGAACGCCGACATCGCCCGGCGGCGCGATCTCGGTCCGACGCTGGACGAGGTTCGGCAACGACCGCCTGTATGCGAACGGACCAAACGGCGAGCGGCTCGGCTACCTCGATCTGCCGACCGGCGAGTTGCACCTCGAGGTCGACGACACCAACGGCGAGATCGGCCGCAGACTCCGTGAAGCCCACGCCGCTGCCTGA
- a CDS encoding sodium:solute symporter — MVATSLSVLLLGTVLAAFVVIGVRAGREVPRADLDDFTVARGSQGPLTLGLSFLASGLGAWILFAPPELGAILGIGPVIGYAVAAAGPFLVFAFVGPRLRRIVPSGQGLSEFLRVRFGRSASRLVTAVSLLYMGVFVAAELVAIGGLVELLGGIPRQLTVVAVVAATLTYTTYGGLRASLRTDRWQSWLVIVLLTVAAVAAVVGVDGPVASVRDSGLLGIDRVGLKSAATLILAVTAANLFHHGYWQRVWSARDDRALRQGALVGAAVTIPLMLIAGGLGVLSASVGLAEVPALSIFVLAAELPGVVVAVVLVLGIALVASSVDTLENGLAALLVSERPSLRLGHARLLTVAVMLPALAVGLVATSVLQLFLIADLLAAVLLLPALLGLWRRTTTTAVWSGIVAGAVGALGAGLLAAGSLEGAVARVTFPDAVPTLAPFAGALLASGLVTFLVSLGGRPTVELSELDARVRERVPAAGPPSGA; from the coding sequence GTGGTGGCTACATCTCTCAGTGTGCTGTTGCTGGGCACGGTGCTCGCGGCATTCGTGGTCATCGGCGTCCGTGCCGGCCGCGAGGTCCCACGCGCCGACCTCGACGACTTCACCGTCGCCCGCGGCAGCCAGGGGCCGCTCACCCTCGGCCTGTCGTTCCTCGCATCCGGCCTCGGCGCCTGGATCCTGTTCGCGCCGCCCGAGCTCGGCGCCATCCTCGGCATCGGCCCCGTCATCGGCTACGCGGTCGCCGCCGCCGGACCGTTCCTGGTGTTCGCGTTCGTCGGACCGCGGCTGCGTCGAATCGTGCCCTCCGGCCAGGGGCTGAGCGAGTTCCTGCGCGTGCGCTTCGGGCGTTCGGCGAGCCGCCTCGTCACCGCGGTCTCGCTGCTGTACATGGGCGTCTTCGTCGCGGCCGAGCTCGTCGCGATCGGCGGCCTGGTCGAACTGCTCGGCGGGATCCCACGCCAGCTCACCGTCGTCGCCGTGGTCGCGGCCACCCTCACCTACACCACGTACGGCGGCCTCCGGGCCTCACTGCGCACCGACCGGTGGCAGAGCTGGCTCGTGATCGTCCTGCTGACCGTCGCCGCCGTCGCCGCCGTGGTGGGAGTGGACGGGCCAGTCGCCAGCGTCCGCGACAGCGGCCTGCTCGGTATCGACCGGGTGGGTCTCAAGAGCGCCGCGACACTCATCCTCGCCGTCACCGCCGCGAACCTGTTCCACCACGGCTACTGGCAGCGGGTCTGGTCGGCCCGGGACGATCGGGCCCTGCGCCAGGGCGCCCTCGTCGGCGCCGCCGTCACGATCCCCTTGATGCTGATCGCCGGCGGGCTCGGTGTGCTGTCCGCCTCGGTCGGTCTCGCCGAAGTGCCGGCGCTGTCCATCTTCGTGCTCGCCGCCGAGCTCCCCGGCGTGGTCGTCGCGGTCGTCCTCGTGCTCGGCATCGCGCTCGTCGCGTCGTCGGTGGACACGCTCGAGAACGGCCTCGCCGCCCTGCTCGTCTCCGAACGTCCCTCTCTCCGTCTCGGGCACGCGCGCCTGCTGACCGTGGCCGTAATGCTGCCGGCGCTGGCCGTCGGGCTGGTTGCCACCTCCGTGCTGCAGCTGTTCCTCATCGCCGACCTGCTCGCCGCCGTTCTGCTCCTGCCGGCCCTGCTCGGCCTCTGGCGCCGCACCACCACGACGGCGGTCTGGTCCGGGATCGTCGCCGGCGCGGTCGGGGCGCTCGGTGCCGGCCTGCTCGCGGCGGGCAGCCTCGAGGGTGCGGTCGCCCGGGTCACCTTCCCCGACGCGGTCCCGACCCTGGCGCCGTTCGCCGGCGCACTGCTCGCCAGCGGCCTCGTCACCTTCCTCGTGTCGCTGGGCGGCCGTCCGACCGTCGAGCTGTCCGAGCTCGACGCACGCGTCCGGGAACGCGTCCCCGCCGCCGGCCCGCCGAGCGGAGCCTGA
- a CDS encoding thiazole synthase, whose amino-acid sequence MDEPLTIGGTTLRSRLVLGTGGASSLDVLERAIVASGTDVVTVALRRVTDRSSGSLLDVIERTGVRVLPNTAGCYTAGEAVRTAQLGREAFETDWVKLEVIGDERTLLPDPVELLDAAEQLVDAGFTVWPYTNDDPIVATRLADLGCAAVMPLGSPIGSGMGIRNPYNLAIIREQVDVPVILDAGIGTASDAALAMELGCDGVLLASAVTRARDPEAMATAMRHAVEAGWLARRAGRIPRRLYAEASTTDEGRPDLLGPDTDGSAA is encoded by the coding sequence ATGGACGAGCCGCTCACGATCGGCGGCACGACGCTGCGTTCCCGGCTGGTGCTCGGCACGGGCGGCGCGAGCAGCCTCGACGTGCTCGAGCGCGCCATCGTCGCCTCCGGCACCGACGTCGTGACCGTCGCGTTGCGCCGGGTGACCGACCGCAGCTCCGGGTCGCTGCTCGACGTCATCGAGCGGACCGGGGTCCGCGTCCTGCCCAACACCGCCGGGTGCTACACCGCCGGCGAGGCCGTGCGGACGGCCCAACTCGGTCGCGAGGCGTTCGAGACGGACTGGGTCAAGCTCGAGGTCATCGGCGACGAGCGCACCCTTCTGCCCGACCCGGTCGAACTGCTCGACGCCGCCGAGCAGCTGGTCGACGCCGGTTTCACCGTGTGGCCCTACACCAACGACGACCCGATCGTGGCCACCCGGCTCGCCGACCTCGGCTGCGCCGCCGTCATGCCCCTGGGCTCACCGATCGGGTCGGGGATGGGGATCCGCAACCCGTACAACCTCGCGATCATCCGCGAACAGGTCGACGTCCCGGTCATCCTCGACGCCGGCATCGGGACGGCCTCGGACGCCGCCCTCGCGATGGAGCTCGGATGCGACGGGGTGTTGCTCGCCTCGGCGGTGACCCGGGCCCGGGACCCCGAAGCGATGGCCACGGCGATGCGTCACGCGGTCGAAGCGGGGTGGCTGGCGCGGCGCGCCGGTCGCATCCCGCGCCGGCTGTACGCCGAGGCATCCACCACCGACGAGGGTCGGCCGGACCTCCTCGGGCCGGACACCGACGGCTCGGCCGCATGA
- the thiO gene encoding glycine oxidase ThiO, whose translation MTSDALFVGGGIIGLASAWRAARAGLDVTVFDPAPGAAASNVAAGMLAPVTEVEYGEEDRLALNVAAARRWPAFADELEAAADADVGYRATGTLLVGFDRDDVAALSDLHAFQAELGLEVEQLRSREVRAREPMLSPRVRVGLHAAEDHRVEPRACVAALLRACADAGVVLDHREIARVEQQGGHVTGVLTADGERHHAGQVVLTAGAWSATIEGIPDAHRPAVRPVKGQLLHLRDPSGRQVLTTTVRGLVRHRSVYLVPRDDGRLVVGASQEERGFDTTVTAGAVRELLDDAAAIVPGVDELELVETIAGLRPTTPDNAPVIGPGPIDGLVVATGHHRNGVLLAPITAEAVTAILTGAEVDPVLAVAHPDRAGAPT comes from the coding sequence ATGACGTCCGACGCGCTGTTCGTGGGTGGCGGCATCATCGGTCTCGCCAGCGCCTGGCGGGCGGCCCGGGCCGGCCTCGACGTCACCGTGTTCGACCCCGCCCCGGGTGCGGCCGCCTCCAACGTCGCCGCCGGCATGCTCGCCCCCGTCACCGAGGTGGAGTACGGCGAGGAGGACCGCCTCGCGCTCAACGTGGCCGCGGCACGTCGCTGGCCCGCGTTCGCCGACGAACTCGAGGCGGCCGCGGACGCCGACGTGGGTTACCGCGCGACCGGCACGTTGCTGGTCGGCTTCGACCGCGACGACGTCGCCGCGCTGTCCGACCTCCACGCGTTCCAGGCCGAACTCGGCCTCGAGGTCGAGCAGCTGCGCAGCCGCGAGGTCCGCGCCCGCGAACCGATGCTGAGTCCCCGCGTCCGGGTCGGCCTGCACGCCGCCGAGGACCACCGGGTCGAACCGCGGGCGTGCGTCGCCGCGCTCCTGCGCGCCTGCGCCGACGCCGGGGTCGTCCTCGACCACCGCGAGATCGCGCGGGTCGAGCAGCAGGGCGGCCACGTCACCGGCGTGCTGACCGCCGACGGCGAGCGGCACCACGCGGGCCAGGTCGTGCTCACCGCCGGCGCGTGGTCCGCCACGATCGAAGGGATCCCGGACGCGCACCGACCGGCCGTGCGGCCGGTGAAGGGGCAGCTGCTCCACCTGCGTGACCCGTCGGGGCGGCAGGTGCTGACCACCACCGTCCGCGGACTGGTCCGGCACCGCAGCGTCTACCTCGTCCCACGCGACGACGGCCGGCTCGTCGTCGGCGCCAGCCAGGAGGAGCGGGGCTTCGACACCACCGTGACCGCCGGCGCGGTCCGCGAGCTGCTCGACGACGCCGCCGCCATCGTGCCCGGCGTCGACGAGCTCGAACTCGTCGAGACGATCGCCGGCCTGCGGCCCACCACCCCGGACAACGCGCCGGTGATCGGTCCCGGCCCCATCGACGGGCTCGTCGTCGCGACGGGGCACCACCGCAACGGCGTGCTGCTGGCGCCGATCACCGCCGAGGCGGTCACCGCGATCCTCACCGGCGCCGAGGTCGACCCGGTCCTCGCCGTCGCCCACCCGGACCGAGCAGGAGCACCGACGTGA
- the thiE gene encoding thiamine phosphate synthase → MRRPLPRLHVLTSAAQRVDDLRVVDAALDAGAPAIQIRVKDRTDRDHLEVARAIVARCRTTGAISIVNDRVDLALAAGADAVHLGLTDLPIAAARELAGDRLVIGGTARDPDTARRLVAEGADYLGVGPTYATATKDGLPDPIGPGTVAAIVAAVEVPVIAISGITAARVPEVLATGAHGVAVVSAVVDAPDPGAATRELLDLLADQGQAS, encoded by the coding sequence GTGCGCCGCCCCCTGCCACGACTTCACGTGCTGACCTCCGCGGCGCAACGCGTCGACGACCTGCGTGTCGTCGACGCCGCACTCGACGCCGGCGCCCCGGCCATCCAGATCCGCGTGAAGGACCGCACCGACCGCGACCACCTCGAGGTCGCCCGCGCGATCGTGGCGCGCTGCCGCACGACCGGCGCCATCAGCATCGTCAACGACCGCGTCGACCTCGCGCTCGCCGCCGGCGCCGATGCCGTCCACCTCGGCCTGACCGACCTGCCGATCGCCGCCGCACGCGAGCTCGCCGGCGACCGGCTCGTCATCGGTGGAACCGCGCGTGATCCCGACACGGCCCGTCGCCTCGTCGCGGAGGGGGCCGACTACCTCGGGGTCGGCCCCACCTACGCCACCGCCACCAAGGACGGACTGCCAGACCCGATCGGCCCGGGCACGGTCGCCGCGATCGTCGCAGCGGTCGAGGTCCCCGTCATCGCGATCTCCGGCATCACCGCAGCACGGGTGCCCGAGGTCCTGGCCACCGGCGCGCACGGGGTGGCCGTCGTCAGCGCCGTCGTCGACGCGCCCGACCCCGGTGCAGCCACCCGCGAACTGCTCGACCTGCTCGCCGACCAGGGGCAGGCGTCATGA
- a CDS encoding HNH endonuclease → MNEVTSQSSPLAFGEKLLSLLDTGSFTTTYKYALLLSLLDATVEGTDADGRAPATLSGRDLGRRVFELYWRQARPFSEHGPLRQSRQRDLVVKIAELRTRLGLSEHASLDVARRADELAVARLEREVIATVVRYPIPLLQRFGSGSGAVDDRFIYGIGWVAGITQGRVFAADFDDRLHLRPGAGEHLAALAGLVRPVIEREWLRYVARRNDDLVDELRLETFLFGRARISLANVRTPLLELQDGRCFYCGRERGPWEVDHFLPWSRWPDDRLDNLVVADRGCNGDKRAALAALPHLERWWRRLTPGTVEHEHLGAIATRTSWPRRTGRTAGGARGLYLHQPHGALLWEAPGEVRPLDLRRLQSTLASRQAAAEDPGDYTP, encoded by the coding sequence GTGAATGAGGTCACTAGCCAGAGCTCGCCACTCGCGTTCGGGGAGAAGCTGCTCTCGTTGCTCGACACGGGCAGCTTCACCACGACCTACAAGTACGCGCTGTTGCTCTCGCTGCTCGACGCGACGGTGGAGGGCACCGACGCCGACGGACGGGCGCCAGCGACGCTGTCGGGCCGCGACCTCGGTCGGCGAGTTTTCGAGCTGTACTGGCGGCAGGCTCGACCCTTCAGCGAACACGGCCCGCTCCGACAGTCGCGCCAACGCGACCTCGTGGTCAAGATCGCCGAACTACGTACGCGGCTCGGCCTGTCAGAGCACGCATCGCTGGATGTCGCGCGGCGTGCTGACGAGTTGGCCGTGGCGCGCCTCGAACGCGAAGTCATCGCGACCGTCGTCCGCTATCCGATCCCGCTGCTCCAGCGGTTCGGATCCGGCTCAGGAGCGGTCGACGACCGGTTCATCTACGGCATCGGCTGGGTAGCCGGGATCACCCAGGGGCGGGTGTTCGCCGCCGACTTCGACGACCGGCTCCATCTGCGGCCGGGAGCCGGCGAGCACCTGGCTGCGCTCGCCGGATTGGTCCGGCCGGTGATCGAGCGCGAATGGCTGCGCTACGTCGCCCGACGAAACGACGACCTCGTCGACGAACTGCGCCTCGAGACGTTCCTGTTCGGCAGGGCACGCATCTCGCTCGCCAACGTTCGTACGCCGCTGCTCGAACTGCAGGACGGCCGCTGCTTCTACTGCGGTCGCGAGCGTGGCCCGTGGGAGGTCGACCACTTCCTGCCGTGGTCCCGGTGGCCGGACGACCGTCTCGACAACCTCGTCGTCGCCGATCGGGGCTGTAACGGCGACAAGCGCGCAGCGTTGGCCGCCCTGCCCCACCTGGAACGCTGGTGGCGACGGCTCACGCCGGGCACCGTGGAGCACGAGCATCTCGGTGCCATCGCGACGCGGACGTCGTGGCCCCGTCGTACGGGCCGAACGGCTGGCGGCGCCCGCGGCCTCTACCTCCATCAGCCCCATGGGGCGCTGCTGTGGGAGGCGCCGGGCGAGGTTCGCCCCCTCGATCTGCGGCGGCTGCAGTCGACCCTCGCGTCACGGCAGGCGGCCGCCGAGGATCCCGGCGACTACACGCCGTAG
- the thiD gene encoding bifunctional hydroxymethylpyrimidine kinase/phosphomethylpyrimidine kinase: protein MTTPHVALTIAGSDSGGGAGIQADLRSFGQFDVFGASVITAVTAQNTVGVTDVHVVPATTVTAQIDAVLDDLPVAAVKTGMLATAELVELVAARAAAGELPNLVVDPVLVSATGHRLLEDSALAAYRDLLLPHATIATPNLDEATALLGRPLRTLDDARAAAHALAELGTRVVVVKGGHLEGTHAVDVVVVDGDDHELGADRIDTPNTHGTGCTFAAAAAAGLANGLDPLDALAGAKRYVTAAIAGAAAWRLGSGNGPLDHLGFGTSWRAPG, encoded by the coding sequence ATGACCACGCCCCACGTCGCGCTCACCATCGCCGGCTCCGACTCCGGCGGTGGCGCCGGCATCCAGGCCGACCTGCGGTCCTTCGGGCAGTTCGACGTCTTCGGGGCCAGCGTGATCACCGCGGTCACCGCGCAGAACACCGTCGGCGTGACCGACGTCCACGTGGTCCCGGCCACGACCGTCACGGCGCAGATCGACGCCGTGCTGGACGACCTGCCGGTCGCAGCCGTCAAGACCGGGATGCTCGCCACGGCCGAACTCGTGGAACTCGTCGCCGCGCGCGCGGCCGCCGGCGAGCTGCCGAACCTCGTCGTCGACCCGGTGCTCGTGTCGGCGACCGGCCACCGGCTGCTCGAGGACAGCGCCCTGGCCGCCTACCGCGACCTGCTCCTGCCGCACGCGACGATCGCGACGCCGAACCTCGACGAGGCGACGGCGCTCCTTGGCCGCCCGCTCCGCACGCTCGACGACGCCCGCGCCGCGGCCCACGCGCTCGCCGAGCTCGGCACCCGGGTCGTCGTGGTGAAGGGCGGCCACCTCGAAGGCACACACGCCGTCGACGTCGTCGTCGTGGACGGCGATGACCACGAGCTCGGGGCCGACCGCATCGACACCCCGAACACCCACGGCACCGGCTGCACCTTCGCCGCCGCTGCGGCGGCAGGACTCGCCAACGGCCTCGATCCGCTCGACGCGCTGGCCGGCGCGAAACGCTACGTCACCGCAGCCATCGCCGGCGCCGCCGCCTGGCGCCTCGGTTCGGGCAACGGACCCCTCGACCACCTTGGCTTCGGCACTTCGTGGCGTGCACCGGGGTAA
- a CDS encoding thiamine phosphate synthase has protein sequence MTHAVPTLVVITDRHAAAGAGRPLRDVVAEAVDAGAPAVLLRDKDLEPTARRSLGEQIAAVVRRAGAMLLVASDPDLARHLDADAIHLAAHDARPRGNAAGMLVGRSCHDDAEVVAAVREHADLLLVSPVAPTASKPGYGPALGPDRLRQLVGRAGGVPVLALGGVTPENASRWRDAGAHGVAVMGGVMSAPDPADAVRRLLDTRELP, from the coding sequence ATGACCCACGCGGTCCCGACCCTGGTCGTGATCACCGACCGGCACGCCGCGGCGGGCGCGGGCCGGCCGCTGCGCGACGTGGTCGCCGAGGCCGTGGACGCCGGCGCGCCGGCGGTGCTCCTCCGCGACAAGGACCTCGAGCCGACGGCACGGCGCTCCCTCGGCGAACAGATCGCCGCCGTGGTCAGGCGCGCCGGGGCGATGCTGCTGGTCGCCTCCGATCCCGACCTCGCCCGCCACCTCGACGCGGACGCGATCCACCTCGCCGCACACGATGCGCGTCCACGAGGGAACGCCGCCGGGATGCTGGTCGGGCGGTCCTGCCACGACGACGCCGAGGTGGTGGCCGCCGTCCGGGAGCACGCCGACCTGCTGCTCGTCTCGCCGGTCGCCCCGACCGCCTCGAAGCCCGGCTACGGGCCGGCGCTCGGACCCGATCGCCTCCGGCAGCTCGTCGGCCGCGCGGGCGGTGTGCCCGTCCTCGCACTCGGTGGCGTCACCCCCGAGAACGCGTCGAGGTGGCGTGACGCCGGCGCACACGGCGTCGCCGTGATGGGTGGCGTGATGTCCGCACCCGACCCCGCGGACGCCGTCCGCCGCCTCCTCGACACCCGGGAGCTGCCATGA